The genomic window CCGCCGCGGGCAAGACCGCGGTGGCCCTGGAGCTGGCGGACCTCCTGGCGCGCGACGGCCCGCCGGTCGAGATTCTCTCCGTGGATTCCCGCCAGGTGTTCCGCGGCATGGACATCGGCACCGCCAAGCCCACGCCCGCCGAGAACGCCCGCGTCCGGCACCACCTGGTGGACCTGGTGGACCCCGGCGAGTCCCTGTCCGCGGGCGCGTTCCGCCGACACTTCGACGCGGCCGAAGCCGGGCTGGCAACACGCGGCGTTCGTCCCCTGGCCGTGGGCGGCTCCGGGCTGTACCTCAAGGCGGTCACGCACGGGCTGTTCCAGGGCCCGGCGGCGAGGGCCGACCTGCGCGCGGCCTGGGAGCCGCGCCCGGTGGAGGAGTTGCACGCGGAGCTGCGCTCGGTGGACCCCGAGACTGCGGCGCGCCTGGCACCGCGCGATCGTCAGCGCATCGTGCGCGCGCTGGAAGTCTTCCACACCGAGGGCCGGCCGCTGAGTGCGCTGCATCGCGAACGCCCGGGCTCGGGCCGCCCCGTGGCGGTGGTGGGCCTGGAGCGCCCCCGCGAGGAGTTGTACGCGCGCATTGACCGCCGCGTGGAGGCCATGGTGGCCGCGGGGCTGGAGGAGGAGGCACGACGCCTCTGGGAGCGGCGCCTGCCGCCCGACACCGGGGCCATGAAGACCGTCGGGTACCGGGAGTGGTTCCCCCGCTTCGAGGGCCGGCGCTCCGGGGCCGAGGCGGTGGAGGAGATCCAGCGCAACACGCGGCGCTACGCCAAGCGCCAGCTCACCTGGTTTCGGGCCCTCCCGGGCGTGGCCTGGGTCCCTGCGGGGGCCGGGCCGGGGGAAGCCGCCTCGGGGGCGCGGAAGGCGCTTCAAAAACTGCTTGACCCTATGGGCACAACACCATAGCCTAGCGTTCGATAGCATGGAGAGCGGGCATAACTCAGTGGTAGAGTGTCAGCTTCCCAAGCTGAAGGTCGCGGGTTCAAATCCCGTTGCCCGCTCCATCCCTCTTGCACGGGTGCCGCGGCGGAAGCGCCGCGGCCTCTTCTCATGAACCTGCCCATCGTAGCCATCGTCGGCCGGCCCAACGTCGGCAAGTCCACGCTCTTCAACCGGCTTCTCGGAAGGCGCCAGGCCGTGGTGCACGACGAGCCCGGGGTGACGCGTGACCGCCACTACGCACGCGC from Candidatus Eisenbacteria bacterium includes these protein-coding regions:
- the miaA gene encoding tRNA (adenosine(37)-N6)-dimethylallyltransferase MiaA, giving the protein MATCTGAPRWCVWASRTSSASSGGAVDSRSCRPLAVLVGPTAAGKTAVALELADLLARDGPPVEILSVDSRQVFRGMDIGTAKPTPAENARVRHHLVDLVDPGESLSAGAFRRHFDAAEAGLATRGVRPLAVGGSGLYLKAVTHGLFQGPAARADLRAAWEPRPVEELHAELRSVDPETAARLAPRDRQRIVRALEVFHTEGRPLSALHRERPGSGRPVAVVGLERPREELYARIDRRVEAMVAAGLEEEARRLWERRLPPDTGAMKTVGYREWFPRFEGRRSGAEAVEEIQRNTRRYAKRQLTWFRALPGVAWVPAGAGPGEAASGARKALQKLLDPMGTTP